In Candidatus Paracaedimonas acanthamoebae, a single window of DNA contains:
- the alr gene encoding alanine racemase — protein MEGVKQESERSSFLKSVPAATTSVMMVDLQAIQHNYVLTQAHLKPGCQIAAVVKADSYGLGMSQISQALYAQGCRIFCVAFIEEGVRLRQALPYHDAKIIVFCGVLERTEDYFFESHLIPVLVDLGQVSRWSKFGQLKNQVLPAILHVDTGMTRNGLSFQDVMSLSQDPSSMDSFQLEMIISHLASSDEPENPQNEEQRQAFERCLKMLPQTAVSLANSNGIALGEAYHYDYVRPGLGLYGYADPYPERHNLRASLALYASIVQIQEAHLGQSVGYNATYQCKTPKRLATLGIGYADGIMRELSNKGHVYIGEFSAPIVGRISMDFMMVDVTDIPDSLCQVGAWVSVYSSAQNLREMASLAGTNPYELLTSQGKRAYRIYS, from the coding sequence ATGGAGGGCGTTAAACAGGAATCAGAGAGGAGCTCTTTCTTAAAAAGTGTGCCTGCGGCGACAACCTCGGTCATGATGGTTGATTTGCAGGCGATTCAACATAATTACGTCTTAACTCAAGCTCACCTTAAACCTGGATGCCAAATCGCGGCAGTTGTTAAAGCCGATAGTTATGGACTGGGAATGAGCCAAATCTCTCAAGCTCTTTATGCCCAAGGATGCCGTATTTTCTGTGTTGCTTTTATTGAGGAAGGTGTAAGACTTCGTCAGGCATTGCCGTATCACGATGCAAAAATTATTGTTTTTTGCGGCGTTTTAGAGCGAACTGAAGATTATTTTTTTGAGTCTCATTTAATTCCTGTTCTTGTTGATCTGGGACAGGTTTCTCGCTGGTCCAAGTTTGGACAGTTAAAAAATCAAGTTTTACCAGCTATTCTTCATGTTGATACGGGAATGACTCGGAATGGCCTTTCATTTCAAGATGTTATGAGTCTAAGCCAGGATCCAAGTTCTATGGATTCTTTTCAGCTAGAGATGATTATAAGCCATTTGGCAAGCAGTGATGAACCGGAAAATCCTCAAAATGAAGAACAACGTCAGGCTTTTGAACGTTGTCTAAAGATGCTTCCTCAAACGGCAGTAAGTCTTGCAAATTCCAATGGAATTGCTTTAGGGGAAGCTTATCATTATGACTATGTTCGCCCGGGCTTGGGGCTTTATGGGTATGCAGATCCTTATCCCGAGAGGCATAATTTAAGGGCTAGTTTAGCTCTTTATGCATCCATTGTGCAGATTCAGGAAGCCCATTTAGGGCAAAGTGTTGGATATAATGCAACTTATCAATGTAAGACACCTAAACGCTTAGCAACCTTGGGAATTGGCTATGCTGATGGCATTATGCGAGAATTATCGAATAAAGGGCATGTTTATATCGGAGAATTTTCGGCGCCGATCGTGGGGCGCATCTCAATGGACTTTATGATGGTTGATGTGACGGATATTCCTGACTCATTATGTCAGGTTGGCGCTTGGGTTTCAGTGTATTCATCAGCTCAAAATCTTCGAGAAATGGCGTCCTTAGCGGGTACGAATCCGTATGAGTTACTCACAAGCCAAGGGAAACGGGCCTACCGTATTTATTCTTAG
- a CDS encoding 30S ribosomal protein S18, with protein sequence MNDPMSKGGPRRHFFRRRKSCPFSEPGAPKIDYKDVRLLQKYISERGRIIPRRITSVSAKHQRDLAIAIKRARFLALLPYVVR encoded by the coding sequence ATGAATGATCCAATGTCAAAAGGTGGTCCACGTCGTCATTTTTTCCGTCGTCGGAAAAGTTGTCCTTTTAGTGAACCAGGTGCACCTAAGATTGATTACAAAGATGTTCGTCTTCTTCAGAAGTATATTTCTGAACGTGGAAGAATTATTCCAAGACGTATTACATCAGTAAGTGCAAAACATCAACGTGATTTGGCCATTGCAATTAAGCGTGCACGCTTTTTAGCTTTGTTGCCTTACGTTGTTCGTTAA
- a CDS encoding DUF2232 domain-containing protein: protein MTTLSSKDWHQVLARGVLTALLFQGFITGNPLWVAAALFHQIPLFSVGLQYGLRPFLISSVITSCCIALLGGVKSALFQSLFFLGPCLVLISLALRHRQTSNKEIEWYPTGRLVAYLIAYILGLTAFLTITLFVNGNLQTLQQTLLEGLGKLNPELETLYRPFIAQLVMLLPALFASFLFLFTVINGILAQNILQKLSGNLRPAPSMIRFELPWWPWWTFAGIGILAFFGRGITSQVSINMVVVLLNAFILEGLAIVHSYSTKYKQRNLFLWIFYTLMVVFGWLALLPVLIVGIFEPWLNLKERLSKI from the coding sequence GTGACGACCTTGTCGTCCAAAGACTGGCATCAGGTTCTTGCAAGAGGAGTGCTTACGGCACTCCTTTTTCAAGGTTTTATAACGGGTAATCCTTTATGGGTTGCAGCCGCTCTTTTTCATCAAATCCCTCTATTTTCTGTTGGGCTCCAGTATGGGCTACGACCATTTCTAATCAGTTCCGTTATAACATCTTGCTGTATTGCTCTCTTAGGGGGAGTGAAATCAGCATTGTTTCAAAGTTTATTCTTCTTAGGTCCTTGTTTAGTCCTGATTTCTTTGGCTTTACGTCACCGGCAGACATCAAATAAAGAGATTGAGTGGTATCCGACGGGACGTCTTGTTGCATATTTGATAGCTTATATTTTAGGCCTTACGGCTTTTCTTACGATTACATTATTTGTAAATGGGAATCTTCAAACACTCCAACAAACTCTCTTAGAGGGATTAGGAAAACTTAATCCAGAGTTAGAAACTCTTTATCGACCTTTCATTGCGCAACTTGTAATGCTTTTGCCAGCTCTTTTTGCGAGTTTCTTATTTTTATTTACAGTGATCAATGGAATCCTAGCACAGAATATATTGCAGAAATTGTCGGGAAATCTAAGGCCAGCGCCTTCGATGATTCGTTTTGAACTTCCGTGGTGGCCTTGGTGGACATTTGCAGGTATTGGTATACTTGCTTTTTTTGGAAGGGGAATAACGAGTCAGGTTTCGATAAACATGGTCGTGGTTTTATTGAATGCGTTTATCCTTGAAGGACTTGCCATAGTTCATAGTTATTCAACAAAATATAAACAAAGAAATTTGTTTCTTTGGATTTTTTATACTCTTATGGTAGTGTTCGGCTGGTTAGCGTTATTACCCGTTTTGATTGTGGGAATTTTTGAGCCATGGCTCAATTTAAAAGAACGATTGTCTAAGATTTAG
- a CDS encoding replicative DNA helicase — translation MTGNVVALTENRNLLASSTLEHDRIPPHNYEAEQALLGALLHNNQAYEKISDFLMAEHFANAANGRIYAVISKLIERGQIADPITLKSTFEQDNSLQEIGGTQYLAHLAASVVSIISVQHYGELIYDLHLRRQLIDLGEEVVNNAFTPDVEHGAQRQIESAEQRLYDLATVGQADRGFVPFSKALTESIQIAELAFKREDKIVGVTSGFKDLDGLLGGLHPSDLIILAGRPSMGKTALATNIAFNAAEAGLEQKIYGGIVAFFSLEMSSEQLATRLLAQESGVPSDRIRRGDIPQGDFQKFFEVSRRLANLPLYIDDTPGLTISALRTRARRLKRKHGLSMIVVDYLQLLQGSSGSRNSESRVQEISEITRGLKTLAKELNVPVIALSQLSRAVEQREDKRPQLADLRESGSIEQDADVVMFVYREEYYESRREPTPNSDKHAEWSTRMKEIYNLAEVIVAKQRHGPINNVKLFFDGALTKFGNYVESERMPQYGGR, via the coding sequence ATGACAGGAAACGTTGTTGCACTCACAGAAAATCGAAATCTATTGGCCTCTTCAACTCTTGAACACGACCGTATTCCACCTCACAATTATGAGGCTGAACAAGCCCTTTTAGGCGCTTTACTGCATAATAATCAAGCTTATGAAAAAATCTCTGATTTTTTAATGGCGGAACATTTTGCAAACGCTGCGAATGGGCGTATTTATGCAGTTATTTCCAAGCTTATTGAGCGCGGTCAAATTGCAGATCCCATTACGCTTAAAAGCACATTTGAACAAGACAATTCCCTTCAAGAAATTGGGGGAACTCAGTACCTTGCTCACCTTGCCGCTTCGGTAGTTTCCATCATAAGTGTTCAGCATTATGGTGAGCTTATTTATGATCTTCATTTAAGACGCCAGCTCATTGATTTAGGGGAGGAGGTTGTTAATAATGCTTTTACTCCTGATGTCGAACATGGCGCTCAACGACAAATTGAAAGCGCGGAACAACGCTTGTATGATTTGGCAACTGTCGGTCAAGCTGATCGTGGATTTGTTCCTTTTTCCAAAGCGCTGACAGAATCTATCCAAATTGCCGAACTTGCCTTTAAGCGGGAAGATAAAATTGTTGGTGTGACATCCGGTTTTAAAGATCTTGATGGTCTTTTGGGTGGTTTGCATCCCTCAGACCTCATCATTCTGGCAGGTCGTCCTTCGATGGGAAAGACAGCCTTAGCCACGAACATCGCGTTTAATGCCGCTGAAGCGGGTCTTGAGCAAAAAATATATGGCGGAATTGTTGCCTTTTTCTCCCTTGAAATGTCGTCTGAACAGCTTGCAACGCGTCTGTTAGCCCAAGAATCAGGGGTGCCTTCTGATCGAATCCGACGAGGTGATATTCCTCAGGGTGATTTCCAGAAGTTTTTTGAAGTAAGTCGTCGTCTTGCAAATTTACCTCTTTATATTGATGATACGCCGGGGTTGACTATTTCAGCTTTACGCACGAGAGCGCGTAGGCTTAAGCGCAAACATGGTCTTTCAATGATCGTTGTTGACTACTTACAGTTATTACAAGGGTCTTCAGGCTCAAGAAATTCAGAGAGTCGGGTTCAAGAAATTTCAGAGATAACAAGAGGGCTTAAAACGCTTGCAAAAGAGCTTAATGTCCCCGTTATTGCTCTTTCTCAGCTTTCGCGTGCTGTTGAGCAGCGTGAAGATAAACGTCCTCAATTAGCGGACTTACGTGAATCTGGATCGATTGAGCAAGATGCGGATGTCGTCATGTTTGTTTATCGTGAAGAATATTATGAAAGCAGGCGGGAACCAACTCCCAACTCTGATAAACACGCAGAATGGTCAACAAGAATGAAAGAAATTTATAATTTAGCTGAGGTTATTGTCGCTAAGCAAAGACATGGGCCTATTAACAACGTTAAATTATTCTTTGATGGCGCTTTGACCAAATTTGGAAATTATGTTGAATCTGAACGGATGCCTCAGTATGGAGGGCGTTAA
- a CDS encoding TIGR02452 family protein has product MRKMKSLLLMTISAATFQNSCLASPIYNVDTEIDDSTPHSGNARNSAQPFLETMVPPPPKVFDPHGTLLRPEGAPYNIVGTPMDVEPQLQSAPSRRLQLGQKKPSAPSSIAQPAAPSFEPLPPAYTPYVAPSPQQYYGKPQQYGNSSAAAYAPRTDAPYAAPSYSPHQEQRHPQNYQHDAPLGHFPQAPQNQAYDRHRQNYQQASSSHSAAQEQRDYQHAQPPHQQYGAASYSAAAQHDYVDPKLPHSVTPSSQKLPYGVSYPPASKPQDITLSPVNRFTPGITPPPPVKKRTFFKDVAHLFADAPSKKTAAVLPNIEDSKKSSSSSQSLRTEYELSTAEKRQAALDAYDSTKKLSYIYSSGSSDTEVKLIEAGKPLDFYHGFLSTVKFVPLFKTSIVYANQPAQMAALQLSAEKGTKVGILNFANSTHPGGGAFYGASGQEESLIRTTTLFSSLSQVIDPTIDLAQQLTQTYPAINYNEITNSILEKLNGILISQDVSLFRIFFKGTYQNLEKPRMITILTSAAPNLNKPKPENYEEIIRQRVYSQLAGFSLKKIDSIILGAWGCGAFRNDPSYIASVYKSLLENEFKGMFKNVVFAIPNAELLKTFQLNGPTIVKEE; this is encoded by the coding sequence ATGCGAAAAATGAAATCACTCCTATTGATGACAATTAGTGCTGCGACCTTCCAAAATTCTTGTCTAGCTTCTCCTATTTATAACGTCGATACAGAGATAGACGACAGCACTCCTCATTCAGGAAATGCAAGAAATTCTGCCCAACCATTCTTGGAAACAATGGTTCCGCCGCCTCCCAAAGTTTTTGATCCTCATGGCACCTTACTAAGGCCAGAAGGCGCTCCTTATAATATTGTGGGAACTCCTATGGACGTTGAACCTCAATTGCAGAGTGCCCCTTCACGACGCCTTCAATTAGGCCAAAAAAAACCATCAGCGCCTAGTTCAATCGCACAACCTGCAGCTCCCTCTTTTGAACCATTACCCCCAGCTTATACCCCTTATGTGGCCCCCTCTCCCCAACAATATTATGGCAAGCCACAGCAATATGGAAATTCTTCAGCTGCAGCTTATGCTCCCCGGACCGATGCTCCGTATGCAGCTCCTTCTTACTCCCCTCATCAAGAGCAACGACATCCCCAAAATTATCAACATGATGCTCCATTAGGACATTTCCCACAAGCACCACAAAATCAAGCGTATGATAGGCATCGGCAAAATTATCAACAAGCTTCTTCTTCGCACTCTGCTGCTCAAGAACAACGAGATTATCAGCATGCTCAACCTCCACATCAACAATATGGAGCCGCATCTTATAGTGCAGCTGCCCAGCATGATTATGTTGATCCCAAGCTCCCCCATAGTGTAACACCTTCTTCTCAAAAACTCCCTTACGGTGTGAGTTATCCTCCCGCTTCAAAACCTCAGGACATAACACTTTCTCCCGTAAACAGATTTACTCCTGGTATAACGCCCCCTCCCCCAGTAAAGAAGAGGACATTTTTTAAGGATGTAGCTCATCTATTTGCTGATGCTCCTTCGAAAAAAACAGCGGCAGTTTTACCAAATATTGAGGACTCTAAAAAAAGCTCTTCCTCTTCTCAATCCTTAAGAACCGAGTATGAGCTTTCAACAGCAGAAAAAAGACAAGCTGCACTAGACGCTTACGATAGTACAAAAAAATTGAGTTACATCTATTCCTCAGGTTCCTCAGATACGGAAGTGAAATTAATTGAAGCCGGAAAACCTCTTGATTTTTACCACGGCTTTTTGTCCACAGTAAAGTTTGTTCCTCTTTTCAAAACGTCTATTGTGTACGCCAATCAGCCCGCACAAATGGCTGCCCTTCAGTTATCAGCAGAAAAAGGAACAAAAGTTGGTATTTTAAATTTTGCGAACTCCACTCATCCCGGAGGAGGCGCTTTTTATGGTGCTAGTGGACAAGAAGAGAGTTTAATTCGTACAACAACTTTATTTTCTTCTCTCTCTCAAGTAATAGATCCAACTATTGACTTAGCACAACAACTTACACAAACATATCCAGCGATTAATTATAATGAGATAACAAATAGTATATTGGAAAAACTGAATGGGATTTTAATTTCTCAAGATGTGTCCCTTTTCCGTATTTTTTTTAAGGGAACATATCAAAATCTCGAAAAACCAAGGATGATTACAATTCTTACCTCTGCTGCTCCTAATTTAAACAAACCAAAACCCGAGAATTATGAAGAAATCATAAGACAAAGGGTTTACAGTCAACTGGCAGGTTTTTCTTTGAAAAAAATAGACTCCATTATCCTTGGCGCATGGGGATGTGGGGCATTTAGGAATGATCCAAGTTACATTGCATCTGTTTATAAAAGTCTCCTTGAAAATGAATTCAAAGGCATGTTTAAAAATGTTGTCTTTGCAATACCAAACGCAGAACTTTTAAAAACTTTTCAATTGAACGGACCAACAATTGTAAAAGAAGAGTAA
- a CDS encoding DUF2948 family protein: MTFHQQHTPLKLRAEDQQDLRVMGAYLQDSLIPMTAFYYNKEGKHFSILANRFCWEVSPQLHTGTPLYSRVHSGLHFSHVHHVRHKGIDLKDPTKTVNLLTIHGDKEGEIHLLFSDQCEICLHVEKIMCHFHDLHEAWWTHQKPEHP, from the coding sequence ATGACATTTCATCAACAACACACCCCGTTAAAGCTGCGTGCTGAAGATCAACAAGATCTGAGAGTGATGGGGGCCTATCTTCAAGATAGCCTCATTCCCATGACAGCTTTCTATTATAATAAAGAGGGAAAGCATTTTAGTATCTTAGCTAACCGTTTCTGTTGGGAAGTAAGCCCTCAACTTCATACAGGGACACCTCTGTATTCACGTGTGCATTCAGGCCTTCATTTTTCGCATGTTCATCATGTTCGCCATAAAGGGATTGATCTTAAAGATCCGACCAAAACAGTGAACCTTTTAACAATTCATGGCGATAAAGAAGGTGAGATCCATCTTTTGTTTTCAGATCAATGCGAGATTTGTCTCCATGTGGAAAAGATTATGTGTCATTTTCATGATCTTCACGAAGCTTGGTGGACGCATCAAAAACCTGAACATCCTTAA
- the murA gene encoding UDP-N-acetylglucosamine 1-carboxyvinyltransferase, translating to MDKIKIVGGRTLSGKIRISGAKNAALPLMCTSLLTKEALILKNLPRLADVFTLGSVLSHLGVKTTYAGHTVGEHQATFHAQGPILPEAPYDLVRKMRASVLVLGPLLARTGYAKVSLPGGCAIGSRPVDVHLKGLEALGAEITLEDGYVIAKAPNGLKGAEFSFPMVTVTGTENILMAAVLAQGTTRLLNCAVEPEVTDLAHCLQSMGAKIDGVGTSILTVTGVSSLHGTTYSVLPDRIETGTYAMAAGITGGEIELVGTDLDLIPSASQTLEMMGMTFQKTPQGFIAKGPSHRLKAIEVITDPYPGFATDLQAQLMALTCVADGTSLITETIFENRFMHVPELARMGADITIKGNTAIIKGVESLKGAPVMATDLRASVSLVLAALTSSEETMVSRVYHLDRGYEEIENKLGACGASIERVREDSTYDISSTTHPVKAAC from the coding sequence ATGGATAAGATTAAAATTGTAGGCGGTCGGACACTTTCTGGAAAAATTCGCATCTCAGGGGCAAAAAATGCTGCTCTTCCATTGATGTGTACAAGCCTGTTAACAAAAGAAGCCTTGATTTTAAAAAATCTGCCCCGCCTCGCCGATGTTTTTACACTTGGCAGTGTCCTAAGCCATCTGGGCGTTAAAACCACTTATGCAGGTCACACGGTCGGTGAACACCAAGCAACCTTCCATGCGCAAGGCCCCATCCTTCCTGAAGCGCCCTATGACCTTGTGCGCAAAATGCGAGCCTCTGTCCTTGTCTTGGGCCCTCTTCTAGCAAGAACCGGCTATGCAAAAGTTTCTCTTCCTGGTGGATGCGCCATTGGCAGTCGCCCTGTCGATGTTCATCTAAAAGGATTAGAAGCCTTAGGCGCTGAAATTACACTTGAAGACGGATATGTCATTGCAAAGGCCCCAAATGGCCTCAAAGGCGCAGAATTCTCATTCCCCATGGTGACCGTCACAGGCACTGAAAATATCCTCATGGCCGCAGTTTTAGCCCAAGGAACGACACGTCTATTAAATTGTGCGGTTGAACCTGAAGTAACCGACCTTGCCCATTGCCTCCAAAGCATGGGCGCCAAAATTGACGGCGTTGGAACCTCCATTTTAACCGTGACAGGCGTCTCTAGTCTCCATGGAACCACTTACTCTGTTCTACCAGACCGCATTGAGACGGGCACTTATGCGATGGCAGCCGGCATTACTGGCGGTGAAATAGAATTAGTGGGAACTGACTTAGACCTCATTCCAAGTGCGTCTCAGACCCTTGAGATGATGGGGATGACATTCCAAAAGACTCCTCAAGGATTTATTGCGAAAGGCCCGTCTCATCGCCTTAAAGCCATTGAAGTTATCACAGATCCATATCCTGGCTTTGCAACAGACTTACAAGCTCAACTCATGGCCCTTACATGCGTGGCAGATGGAACATCCCTTATCACGGAAACTATTTTCGAAAATCGCTTTATGCACGTGCCTGAGCTTGCTCGCATGGGCGCAGATATCACTATTAAAGGCAATACCGCCATCATCAAAGGCGTTGAGAGCTTAAAAGGTGCGCCTGTGATGGCAACAGACCTTCGCGCTTCTGTCTCTTTAGTGCTCGCCGCTCTAACTTCTTCGGAAGAAACGATGGTTAGTCGTGTTTATCATCTTGACCGCGGGTATGAAGAAATAGAGAATAAGCTTGGTGCCTGTGGTGCCAGTATTGAACGAGTCAGGGAGGACTCAACATATGACATTTCATCAACAACACACCCCGTTAAAGCTGCGTGCTGA
- the rpsF gene encoding 30S ribosomal protein S6: MNNYEIVIIARQDLAPAQVETLAEKFIGIIKDQGGQIIRNEYCGLRTLAYLIKKNRRGHYVVLNTTAPAAAIKEVERVMRINEDILRFQTIAVEEHEKGPSAILKASRYQRDDYSPSHERGDRDAEDGDSGTEEELEN, encoded by the coding sequence ATGAATAATTATGAAATCGTTATTATTGCGCGTCAAGATTTAGCGCCTGCGCAAGTCGAGACTCTCGCAGAAAAATTTATTGGAATTATTAAAGATCAAGGTGGCCAAATTATCCGCAATGAATATTGTGGCCTTCGTACCCTTGCTTACCTCATTAAGAAAAATCGTCGCGGCCACTATGTTGTATTAAATACGACAGCCCCTGCTGCTGCCATTAAAGAAGTTGAGCGCGTGATGCGGATCAATGAAGATATCCTTCGTTTTCAGACAATTGCTGTTGAAGAGCATGAAAAAGGGCCTTCAGCTATTCTAAAAGCGTCTCGTTATCAAAGAGATGACTATTCACCTTCACATGAGCGTGGTGACAGAGATGCCGAAGATGGCGATTCTGGAACTGAAGAAGAATTAGAAAACTAA
- the rplI gene encoding 50S ribosomal protein L9 produces the protein MEVILLQRVEHLGQMGDIVRVKPGYARNFLLPKGKAERATANKVEEFKQKRAQLEAHNLQLKKEAEAVAAKMKGLSVIILRQAGDNGLLYGSVRPQDIAEAVTAAGFTVTRAQAILSMPIKALGLHQIQIALHPEVAETVIINVAQTQEEALAQASSKNSKESEGVSA, from the coding sequence ATGGAAGTCATACTATTACAACGTGTTGAACATTTAGGACAAATGGGTGATATCGTTCGTGTTAAGCCAGGTTATGCTCGCAATTTTCTGTTACCTAAAGGTAAAGCAGAAAGAGCGACAGCGAACAAGGTTGAAGAATTTAAGCAAAAGCGTGCCCAACTTGAGGCTCACAACTTGCAACTGAAAAAGGAAGCAGAAGCAGTTGCCGCAAAGATGAAAGGCCTTAGTGTTATTATTTTGCGTCAAGCAGGTGATAACGGTCTCCTTTACGGATCTGTTCGTCCTCAAGATATTGCTGAAGCAGTGACCGCTGCAGGTTTTACTGTGACACGTGCTCAAGCTATTTTAAGTATGCCAATTAAAGCACTTGGCTTGCACCAAATTCAAATCGCGCTTCATCCAGAAGTGGCAGAAACAGTTATTATTAACGTTGCTCAAACACAAGAAGAAGCACTTGCACAAGCTTCTTCTAAAAACTCCAAAGAGTCTGAAGGAGTTAGCGCTTAA
- a CDS encoding dCTP deaminase — MPILSDLWIREAALTQNMIEPFVERQQSQGLISYGLSSFGYDARVANEFKIFTNVDSAVVDPKNFDHNGFVDRVTDVCIIPPNSFALARTVEYFRIPRDVLVICLGKSTYARCGIIVNVTPLEPEWEGHVTLEFSNTTPLPAKIYANEGACQFLFLKGEQACEVSYKDRSGKYMGQRGVTLPQVVKANG; from the coding sequence ATGCCTATTCTATCAGATCTCTGGATCCGCGAGGCTGCGCTCACTCAAAACATGATTGAACCCTTTGTTGAACGCCAACAAAGTCAAGGCCTTATTTCTTATGGTTTATCTTCTTTTGGTTATGATGCTCGTGTTGCGAATGAATTTAAGATTTTTACCAATGTTGATAGCGCCGTGGTTGATCCCAAAAATTTTGATCATAATGGATTTGTCGATCGCGTGACAGATGTATGTATCATTCCCCCAAATAGTTTTGCGCTTGCGCGTACGGTTGAATATTTTCGGATTCCCCGAGATGTTTTAGTTATTTGCCTCGGAAAATCAACTTATGCCCGCTGCGGAATTATTGTAAATGTGACCCCTTTAGAACCCGAATGGGAAGGTCACGTGACTCTAGAATTTTCAAATACAACCCCTCTTCCCGCGAAGATCTATGCAAATGAAGGAGCTTGCCAATTCCTCTTTCTAAAAGGCGAACAAGCCTGCGAGGTCTCTTATAAGGATCGATCAGGGAAGTATATGGGGCAACGCGGTGTAACTTTACCACAGGTAGTAAAAGCAAATGGATAA